One genomic region from Phocoena sinus isolate mPhoSin1 chromosome 3, mPhoSin1.pri, whole genome shotgun sequence encodes:
- the TMED1 gene encoding transmembrane emp24 domain-containing protein 1, translating into MMAAGAALALALWLLLPPVGVGGAGPPPIQDGEFTFLLPAGRKQCFYQSAPANASLETEYQVIGGAGLDVDFTLESPQGVLLVSESRKADGVHTVEPTEAGDYKLCFDNSFSTISEKLVFFELIFDSLQDDEEVEGWAEAVEPEEMLDVKMEDIKESIETMRIRLERSIQMLTLLRAFEARDRNLQEGNLERVNFWSAVNVAVLLLVAVLQVCTLKRFFQDKRPVPT; encoded by the exons ATGATGGCGGCCGGCGCGGCCTTAGCCTTGGCCCTGTGGCTACTATTGCCgccagtgggggtgggaggggcagggcccccGCCGATCCAGGACGGCGAGTTCACGTTCCTACTGCCTGCGGGGCGGAAGCAATGTTTCTATCAGTCCGCGCCGGCCAATGCAAGCCTTGAGACTGAGTACCAG GTGATCGGAGGTGCTGGGCTGGACGTGGATTTCACTCTGGAGAGCCCTCAGGGAGTGCTGCTGGTCAGTGAGTCCCGCAAGGCAGACGGTGTGCACAC GGTGGAGCCCACGGAGGCCGGGGATTACAAGCTGTGCTTTGACAACTCCTTCAGCACCATCTCAGAGAAGCTGGTGTTCTTTGAACTCATCTTTGACAGCCTGCAGGATGATGAGGAGGTGGAGGGTTGGGCAGAGGCTGTGGAGCCCGAGGAGATGCTGGATGTCAAGATGGAGGACATCAAG GAGTCCATCGAGACCATGAGGATCCGGCTTGAGCGCAGCATCCAAATGCTGACTCTGCTGCGGGCCTTTGAGGCACGTGATCGCAACCTGCAAGAGGGCAACCTGGAGCGGGTCAACTTCTGGTCTGCTGTGAACGTGGCTGTGTTGCTGCTCGTGGCTGTGCTGCAAGTCTGCACGCTCAAGCGCTTCTTTCAAGACAAGCGGCCCGTGCCTACGTAG
- the LOC116751456 gene encoding synaptophysin-like protein 1: protein MSSFQLNLNPLKEPLGFIKVLEWIASIFAFATCGGFKGKTEIQVACQTSKPDNKTITATFGYPFRLNEASFQTPQGVNVCDVDWKSHVLIGDYSSAAQFYVTFAVFVFLYCIAALLLYVGYTNLYRDSRKLPMIDFVVTLVATFLWLVSTSAWAKALTDIKTATGHNIVQELLPCNQQGVICHFGSVTSMGSLNVSVIFGFLNMILWGGNAWFVYKETSLHSPSNTSTSHSQGGIPPPTGI from the coding sequence ATGTCCTCCTTCCAGCTCAACCTCAACCCGCTCAAGGAGCCGCTCGGCTTCATCAAGGTCCTCGAGTGGATTGCTTCTATCTTTGCTTTTGCCACCTGTGGAGGTTTTAAGGGCAAAACAGAAATTCAAGTGGCTTGTCAAACTAGTAAACCTGACAATAAAACGATTACAGCTACTTTTGGTTATCCATTCAGGTTGAATGAAGCATCATTTCAGACACCTCAAGGTGTAAATGTGTGTGATGTAGATTGGAAAAGTCATGTCCTTATTGGAGATTACTCTTCTGCTGCACAATTCTATGTTACTTTTGCAGTCTTTGTCTTCCTGTACTGCATTGCTGCTCTTCTGCTCTATGTTGGTTACACGAACCTATATCGtgatagtcgaaaacttcccatGATTGACTTTGTTGTTACTCTTGTTGCCACTTTTTTGTGGTTGGTGAGCACTTCAGCCTGGGCTAAAGCTCTTACAGATATTAAAACAGCTACCGGTCACAATATTGTCCAGGAACTTCTGCCTTGTAATCAACAAGGAGTGATATGTCATTTTGGCTCTGTGACTAGTATGGGATCCCTAAATGTATCGGTGATCTTTGGCTTTCTGAATATGATACTTTGGGGAGGAAATGCATGGTTTGTGTACAAGGAGACCAGCTTACACAGTCCCTCAAATACTTCTACTTCCCATAGCCAAGGAGGTATTCCTCCTCCAACTGGAATATAA
- the C3H19orf38 gene encoding protein HIDE1 isoform X1 codes for MPWTVLLFAAGSLAIPAPSIMLVPPHPSSQEDPIHIACMAPRDFPGANFTLYQGEEVVQLLQAPADQLEVIFNLSGGSREVPGGPFRCQYGVLGEHRQPQLSNLSEPMHVSFPVPTWILALSLSLAGAFLLLAGLVTTALVVRKVKVKNLQKKRERDSCWAQVNFATTDMSFDNSLFTISKMTSEEDAATQDAPSGSAATPGNSGTRKRPTSTSSSPEPPEFSTFRAC; via the exons ATGCCCTGGACCGTCCTGCTCTTTGCAGCCG GCTCCTTGGCTATCCCAGCGCCATCCATCATGCTGGTGCCCCCACATCCCAGCAGCCAGGAGGACCCCATCCACATCGCATGCATGGCCCCCAGGGATTTCCCGGGGGCGAATTTCACACTGTATCAAGGGGAGGAGGTGGTGCAGCTCCTGCAGGCCCCCGCGGACCAGCTCGAGGTCATCTTCAACCTGAGTGGTGGCAGCAGGGAGGTTCCAGGGGGACCATTCCGCTGCCAGTATGGCGTGCTCGGCGAGCACAGGCAGCCTCAACTGTCGAACCTCAGTGAGCCCATGCACGTCTCCTTCCCAG TGCCCACCTGGATCCTGGCACTCTCCTTGAGCCTGGCTGGAGCCTTCCTCCTCCTCGCTGGGCTGGTGACCACTGCGTTGGTCGTCAGGAAAG ttAAAGTAAAAAACTTGCAGAAGAAACG GGAGCGAGACTCCTGCTGGGCCCAGGTTAACTTCGCCACCACAG ACATGTCCTTCGATAACTCCCTGTTCACCATCTCC AAAATGACTTCAGAAGAGGACGCAGCCACCCAGGATGCTCCCTCAGGCTCTGCTGCGACACCTGGCAACTCTGGGACCCGGAAGAGGCCCACCTCCACGTCATCCTCACCTGAGCCCCCAGAATTCAGCACATTCCGGGCCTGCTAG
- the C3H19orf38 gene encoding protein HIDE1 isoform X2, which produces MLVPPHPSSQEDPIHIACMAPRDFPGANFTLYQGEEVVQLLQAPADQLEVIFNLSGGSREVPGGPFRCQYGVLGEHRQPQLSNLSEPMHVSFPVPTWILALSLSLAGAFLLLAGLVTTALVVRKVKVKNLQKKRERDSCWAQVNFATTDMSFDNSLFTISKMTSEEDAATQDAPSGSAATPGNSGTRKRPTSTSSSPEPPEFSTFRAC; this is translated from the exons ATGCTGGTGCCCCCACATCCCAGCAGCCAGGAGGACCCCATCCACATCGCATGCATGGCCCCCAGGGATTTCCCGGGGGCGAATTTCACACTGTATCAAGGGGAGGAGGTGGTGCAGCTCCTGCAGGCCCCCGCGGACCAGCTCGAGGTCATCTTCAACCTGAGTGGTGGCAGCAGGGAGGTTCCAGGGGGACCATTCCGCTGCCAGTATGGCGTGCTCGGCGAGCACAGGCAGCCTCAACTGTCGAACCTCAGTGAGCCCATGCACGTCTCCTTCCCAG TGCCCACCTGGATCCTGGCACTCTCCTTGAGCCTGGCTGGAGCCTTCCTCCTCCTCGCTGGGCTGGTGACCACTGCGTTGGTCGTCAGGAAAG ttAAAGTAAAAAACTTGCAGAAGAAACG GGAGCGAGACTCCTGCTGGGCCCAGGTTAACTTCGCCACCACAG ACATGTCCTTCGATAACTCCCTGTTCACCATCTCC AAAATGACTTCAGAAGAGGACGCAGCCACCCAGGATGCTCCCTCAGGCTCTGCTGCGACACCTGGCAACTCTGGGACCCGGAAGAGGCCCACCTCCACGTCATCCTCACCTGAGCCCCCAGAATTCAGCACATTCCGGGCCTGCTAG